From the genome of Brienomyrus brachyistius isolate T26 chromosome 8, BBRACH_0.4, whole genome shotgun sequence, one region includes:
- the gls2b gene encoding glutaminase 2b isoform X1, translating into MYSLKSIRVTNLGVLELLAKDASRKVLHRCGNRILGSRLYCSKPQNNLTKEQVGLDRDQTHCQESVARSGLSRKLDDMLFYTISEGEEKMPISRFISALKNHGLLTSDPRLRDCMKNLRSAVQESIGDVMMDRKLFQKCVGGNIVLLAQAFRKKFIIPDFEAFVSNINKIYHKVQRLGEGQVADYIPHLAKFSPDLWGVSLCTVDGQRHSVGDTRIPFCLQSCVKPLEYAIAVHEAGTEKVHHYVGKEPSGLKFNKLSLDEEEKPHNPMVNAGAIVINSLIKPGANKAAKFDYVMDFINKMAGREYVGFSNATFQSEKETGDRNYAIGYYLKEKKCFPVGADMIDALDFYFQVVAQCAVWGSEPRVGSPSFWCPVQAFLCPLRPPQLCSIEVTCESGSVMAATLANGGICPITGERVLSTEAVRNTLSLMHSCGMYDFSGHFAFHVGLPAKSGVSGAVLLVVPNIMGVMCWSPPLDKFGNSVRGIHFCHELVSVFNFHHYDNLRHFIKKLDPRRQAGDDWNKSVVSLMFAVHSGDVSALRRFALSSMNMELQDYDSRTPLHVAAAQGHMEVVLFLTEVCKVNPFVKDRWGNVPLDDALHFGHERVVKVLQQYQLVYSEQESSSKVEDQEKLAAVKGIA; encoded by the exons GAGCGTAGCCAGATCGGGTCTCAGCCGCAAAttggatgacatgctgttctaCACAATCAGCGAGGGAGAGGAGAAGATGCCAATTTCCCGCTTCATCTCT GCACTGAAGAACCACGGCctgctgacctctgacccccgcCTGCGGGACTGCATGAAGAACCTCCGCAGTGCCGTGCAGGAGTCCATCGGTGATGTCATGATGGACCGGAAGCTCTTCCAGAA gtgtgtcggtggaaATATTGTCCTCCTGGCTCAAGCCTTCCGGAAGAAATTCATCATCCCTGATTTTGAGGCCTTCGTTTCCAACATCAATAAAATCTACCACAAAGTCCAAAGGCTGGGGGAAGGGCAG GTAGCTGACTACATCCCCCACCTGGCCAAGTTTAGCCCCGACCTCTGGGGTGTGTCCCTGTGCACAGTGGACGGGCAGAG GCACTCCGTAGGTGACACCAGGATCCCGTTCTGCCTGCAGTCGTGCGTGAAGCCTCTGGAGTACGCCATCGCCGTGCACGAGGCCGGCACGGAGAAGGTGCACCACTACGTGGGCAAGGAACCCAGTGGTCTTAAGTTCAATAAGCTGTCCCTAGACGAGGAAG AGAAACCTCACAACCCCATGGTCAACGCTGGCGCCATAGTCATCAACTCCCTTATTAAG CCTGGTGCAAACAAAGCAGCCAAGTTTGACTAC GTGATGGATTTCATCAATAAGATGGCGGGACGGGAATATGTAGGATTCAGCAACGCCAC CTTCCAGTCAGAGAAGGAGACGGGAGACAGGAATTATGCCATTGGATACTACCTCAAGGAGAAAAAG TGCTTTCCAGTTGGCGCCGACATGATTGATGCTCTAGACTTTTACTTCCAG GTGGTCGCCCAATGTGCCGTGTGGGGATCAGAGCCACGCGTCGGCTCGCCTTCCTTCTGGTGTCCTGTTCAGGCTTTTCTCTGTCCCCTCCGCCCTCCCCAGCTGTGCTCCATCGAGGTGACCTGCGAATCGGGCAGCGTGATGGCCGCCACGCTGGCTAACGGGGGCATCTGCCCCATCACGGGCGAGCGGGTGCTGAGCACGGAGGCGGTGCGCAACACGCTGAGCCTCATGCACTCCTGCGGCATGTACGACTTCTCGGGCCACTTCGCCTTCCAC GTGGGATTGCCTGCCAAGTCTGGTGTGTCGGGTgcggtgctgctggtggtgccCAATATCATGGGAGTCATGTGTTGGTCACCCCCTCTGGACAAGTTTGGGAACAGCGTCCGTGGAATCCACTTCTGCCAT GAGCTGGTGTCCGTGTTTAACTTTCACCATTATGACAACCTGAGACACTTCATCAAGAAGTTAGATCCACGTAGACAGGCGGGGGATGACTGG AACAAGTCCGTGGTCAGTCTGATGTTTGCGGTGCACAGTGGCGATGTGTCTGCGCTGAGGAG GTTCGCACTGTCATCAATGAACATGGAGCTTCAAGATTACGACTCTCGCACGCCCCTCCATGTGGCAGCTGCTCAAG GTCACATGGAAGTTGTGCTGTTCTTGACAGAGGTGTGCAAAGTCAACCCTTTTGTGAAGGATAG GTGGGGGAACGTTCCGCTGGATGATGCCCTGCACTTCGGCCACGAGCGCGTGGTGAAGGTTCTCCAGCAGTACCAGCTTGTCTACAGCGAGCAGGAATCTTCATCCAAGGTGGAGGATCAGGAAAAGCTTGCGGCTGTGAAGGGGATAGCCTGA
- the gls2b gene encoding glutaminase 2b isoform X4: MLFYTISEGEEKMPISRFISALKNHGLLTSDPRLRDCMKNLRSAVQESIGDVMMDRKLFQKCVGGNIVLLAQAFRKKFIIPDFEAFVSNINKIYHKVQRLGEGQVADYIPHLAKFSPDLWGVSLCTVDGQRHSVGDTRIPFCLQSCVKPLEYAIAVHEAGTEKVHHYVGKEPSGLKFNKLSLDEEEKPHNPMVNAGAIVINSLIKPGANKAAKFDYVMDFINKMAGREYVGFSNATFQSEKETGDRNYAIGYYLKEKKCFPVGADMIDALDFYFQVVAQCAVWGSEPRVGSPSFWCPVQAFLCPLRPPQLCSIEVTCESGSVMAATLANGGICPITGERVLSTEAVRNTLSLMHSCGMYDFSGHFAFHVGLPAKSGVSGAVLLVVPNIMGVMCWSPPLDKFGNSVRGIHFCHELVSVFNFHHYDNLRHFIKKLDPRRQAGDDWNKSVVSLMFAVHSGDVSALRRFALSSMNMELQDYDSRTPLHVAAAQGHMEVVLFLTEVCKVNPFVKDRWGNVPLDDALHFGHERVVKVLQQYQLVYSEQESSSKVEDQEKLAAVKGIA, translated from the exons atgctgttctaCACAATCAGCGAGGGAGAGGAGAAGATGCCAATTTCCCGCTTCATCTCT GCACTGAAGAACCACGGCctgctgacctctgacccccgcCTGCGGGACTGCATGAAGAACCTCCGCAGTGCCGTGCAGGAGTCCATCGGTGATGTCATGATGGACCGGAAGCTCTTCCAGAA gtgtgtcggtggaaATATTGTCCTCCTGGCTCAAGCCTTCCGGAAGAAATTCATCATCCCTGATTTTGAGGCCTTCGTTTCCAACATCAATAAAATCTACCACAAAGTCCAAAGGCTGGGGGAAGGGCAG GTAGCTGACTACATCCCCCACCTGGCCAAGTTTAGCCCCGACCTCTGGGGTGTGTCCCTGTGCACAGTGGACGGGCAGAG GCACTCCGTAGGTGACACCAGGATCCCGTTCTGCCTGCAGTCGTGCGTGAAGCCTCTGGAGTACGCCATCGCCGTGCACGAGGCCGGCACGGAGAAGGTGCACCACTACGTGGGCAAGGAACCCAGTGGTCTTAAGTTCAATAAGCTGTCCCTAGACGAGGAAG AGAAACCTCACAACCCCATGGTCAACGCTGGCGCCATAGTCATCAACTCCCTTATTAAG CCTGGTGCAAACAAAGCAGCCAAGTTTGACTAC GTGATGGATTTCATCAATAAGATGGCGGGACGGGAATATGTAGGATTCAGCAACGCCAC CTTCCAGTCAGAGAAGGAGACGGGAGACAGGAATTATGCCATTGGATACTACCTCAAGGAGAAAAAG TGCTTTCCAGTTGGCGCCGACATGATTGATGCTCTAGACTTTTACTTCCAG GTGGTCGCCCAATGTGCCGTGTGGGGATCAGAGCCACGCGTCGGCTCGCCTTCCTTCTGGTGTCCTGTTCAGGCTTTTCTCTGTCCCCTCCGCCCTCCCCAGCTGTGCTCCATCGAGGTGACCTGCGAATCGGGCAGCGTGATGGCCGCCACGCTGGCTAACGGGGGCATCTGCCCCATCACGGGCGAGCGGGTGCTGAGCACGGAGGCGGTGCGCAACACGCTGAGCCTCATGCACTCCTGCGGCATGTACGACTTCTCGGGCCACTTCGCCTTCCAC GTGGGATTGCCTGCCAAGTCTGGTGTGTCGGGTgcggtgctgctggtggtgccCAATATCATGGGAGTCATGTGTTGGTCACCCCCTCTGGACAAGTTTGGGAACAGCGTCCGTGGAATCCACTTCTGCCAT GAGCTGGTGTCCGTGTTTAACTTTCACCATTATGACAACCTGAGACACTTCATCAAGAAGTTAGATCCACGTAGACAGGCGGGGGATGACTGG AACAAGTCCGTGGTCAGTCTGATGTTTGCGGTGCACAGTGGCGATGTGTCTGCGCTGAGGAG GTTCGCACTGTCATCAATGAACATGGAGCTTCAAGATTACGACTCTCGCACGCCCCTCCATGTGGCAGCTGCTCAAG GTCACATGGAAGTTGTGCTGTTCTTGACAGAGGTGTGCAAAGTCAACCCTTTTGTGAAGGATAG GTGGGGGAACGTTCCGCTGGATGATGCCCTGCACTTCGGCCACGAGCGCGTGGTGAAGGTTCTCCAGCAGTACCAGCTTGTCTACAGCGAGCAGGAATCTTCATCCAAGGTGGAGGATCAGGAAAAGCTTGCGGCTGTGAAGGGGATAGCCTGA
- the gls2b gene encoding glutaminase 2b isoform X3, producing the protein MSVLLYRSVARSGLSRKLDDMLFYTISEGEEKMPISRFISALKNHGLLTSDPRLRDCMKNLRSAVQESIGDVMMDRKLFQKCVGGNIVLLAQAFRKKFIIPDFEAFVSNINKIYHKVQRLGEGQVADYIPHLAKFSPDLWGVSLCTVDGQRHSVGDTRIPFCLQSCVKPLEYAIAVHEAGTEKVHHYVGKEPSGLKFNKLSLDEEEKPHNPMVNAGAIVINSLIKPGANKAAKFDYVMDFINKMAGREYVGFSNATFQSEKETGDRNYAIGYYLKEKKCFPVGADMIDALDFYFQVVAQCAVWGSEPRVGSPSFWCPVQAFLCPLRPPQLCSIEVTCESGSVMAATLANGGICPITGERVLSTEAVRNTLSLMHSCGMYDFSGHFAFHVGLPAKSGVSGAVLLVVPNIMGVMCWSPPLDKFGNSVRGIHFCHELVSVFNFHHYDNLRHFIKKLDPRRQAGDDWNKSVVSLMFAVHSGDVSALRRFALSSMNMELQDYDSRTPLHVAAAQGHMEVVLFLTEVCKVNPFVKDRWGNVPLDDALHFGHERVVKVLQQYQLVYSEQESSSKVEDQEKLAAVKGIA; encoded by the exons GAGCGTAGCCAGATCGGGTCTCAGCCGCAAAttggatgacatgctgttctaCACAATCAGCGAGGGAGAGGAGAAGATGCCAATTTCCCGCTTCATCTCT GCACTGAAGAACCACGGCctgctgacctctgacccccgcCTGCGGGACTGCATGAAGAACCTCCGCAGTGCCGTGCAGGAGTCCATCGGTGATGTCATGATGGACCGGAAGCTCTTCCAGAA gtgtgtcggtggaaATATTGTCCTCCTGGCTCAAGCCTTCCGGAAGAAATTCATCATCCCTGATTTTGAGGCCTTCGTTTCCAACATCAATAAAATCTACCACAAAGTCCAAAGGCTGGGGGAAGGGCAG GTAGCTGACTACATCCCCCACCTGGCCAAGTTTAGCCCCGACCTCTGGGGTGTGTCCCTGTGCACAGTGGACGGGCAGAG GCACTCCGTAGGTGACACCAGGATCCCGTTCTGCCTGCAGTCGTGCGTGAAGCCTCTGGAGTACGCCATCGCCGTGCACGAGGCCGGCACGGAGAAGGTGCACCACTACGTGGGCAAGGAACCCAGTGGTCTTAAGTTCAATAAGCTGTCCCTAGACGAGGAAG AGAAACCTCACAACCCCATGGTCAACGCTGGCGCCATAGTCATCAACTCCCTTATTAAG CCTGGTGCAAACAAAGCAGCCAAGTTTGACTAC GTGATGGATTTCATCAATAAGATGGCGGGACGGGAATATGTAGGATTCAGCAACGCCAC CTTCCAGTCAGAGAAGGAGACGGGAGACAGGAATTATGCCATTGGATACTACCTCAAGGAGAAAAAG TGCTTTCCAGTTGGCGCCGACATGATTGATGCTCTAGACTTTTACTTCCAG GTGGTCGCCCAATGTGCCGTGTGGGGATCAGAGCCACGCGTCGGCTCGCCTTCCTTCTGGTGTCCTGTTCAGGCTTTTCTCTGTCCCCTCCGCCCTCCCCAGCTGTGCTCCATCGAGGTGACCTGCGAATCGGGCAGCGTGATGGCCGCCACGCTGGCTAACGGGGGCATCTGCCCCATCACGGGCGAGCGGGTGCTGAGCACGGAGGCGGTGCGCAACACGCTGAGCCTCATGCACTCCTGCGGCATGTACGACTTCTCGGGCCACTTCGCCTTCCAC GTGGGATTGCCTGCCAAGTCTGGTGTGTCGGGTgcggtgctgctggtggtgccCAATATCATGGGAGTCATGTGTTGGTCACCCCCTCTGGACAAGTTTGGGAACAGCGTCCGTGGAATCCACTTCTGCCAT GAGCTGGTGTCCGTGTTTAACTTTCACCATTATGACAACCTGAGACACTTCATCAAGAAGTTAGATCCACGTAGACAGGCGGGGGATGACTGG AACAAGTCCGTGGTCAGTCTGATGTTTGCGGTGCACAGTGGCGATGTGTCTGCGCTGAGGAG GTTCGCACTGTCATCAATGAACATGGAGCTTCAAGATTACGACTCTCGCACGCCCCTCCATGTGGCAGCTGCTCAAG GTCACATGGAAGTTGTGCTGTTCTTGACAGAGGTGTGCAAAGTCAACCCTTTTGTGAAGGATAG GTGGGGGAACGTTCCGCTGGATGATGCCCTGCACTTCGGCCACGAGCGCGTGGTGAAGGTTCTCCAGCAGTACCAGCTTGTCTACAGCGAGCAGGAATCTTCATCCAAGGTGGAGGATCAGGAAAAGCTTGCGGCTGTGAAGGGGATAGCCTGA